In a single window of the Aureibacillus halotolerans genome:
- the cysK gene encoding cysteine synthase A — translation MTVAHSIVDLIGKTPVVKLNRSADEQSADIYLKLEYQNPGSSVKDRIALAMVEAAEKDGRLKEGDTIIEATSGNTGIGIALVATAKGYNTVLVMPETMSLERRNLLKAYGAELVLTPGSEGMNGAVAKAEALAAEHGYFVAEQFKNLANPEVHRRTTGQEIINDFPDGIDAFVAGIGTGGTITGAGNLLKETFPGVKIVAVEPKDSPILKTGKPGPHKLQGLGANFIPEILDTDVYDEIIHVSTEQAFEHARETARKEGILGGISSGAAVYAAKQVARELGPGKKVVAILPSNGERYLSTALYQFEEEETTTTP, via the coding sequence ATGACTGTAGCACATTCCATTGTTGATTTGATCGGAAAGACGCCGGTTGTAAAGTTAAACCGTAGTGCGGATGAACAATCTGCGGATATTTATCTGAAATTGGAATATCAAAACCCAGGAAGCTCTGTTAAAGATCGTATTGCTTTGGCAATGGTTGAAGCCGCTGAAAAGGATGGCCGTTTAAAAGAAGGCGATACGATTATTGAAGCGACGAGCGGGAATACAGGCATTGGAATTGCACTTGTTGCAACAGCAAAAGGATACAACACTGTTCTCGTTATGCCTGAAACAATGAGTTTGGAGCGTCGTAATCTTTTGAAAGCTTATGGAGCGGAGCTCGTTTTAACTCCTGGAAGTGAAGGCATGAACGGTGCCGTGGCAAAAGCGGAAGCTCTTGCTGCAGAGCACGGATACTTTGTGGCTGAACAATTTAAGAATCTTGCTAACCCAGAAGTGCATCGCCGCACAACTGGTCAAGAGATTATTAATGATTTTCCGGACGGTATTGACGCGTTTGTGGCTGGTATTGGAACGGGCGGAACAATTACGGGCGCAGGAAACTTATTAAAAGAAACGTTCCCTGGCGTAAAAATTGTCGCTGTTGAACCAAAGGATTCACCAATTTTAAAAACAGGTAAACCTGGTCCTCACAAACTGCAGGGATTAGGTGCCAATTTTATTCCTGAGATTTTAGATACAGATGTGTATGATGAAATTATCCATGTGTCTACGGAGCAAGCGTTTGAACATGCAAGAGAAACCGCTCGAAAAGAAGGCATTCTTGGTGGTATTTCATCTGGTGCAGCTGTCTACGCTGCGAAGCAAGTCGCCAGAGAGCTTGGCCCTGGTAAAAAAGTAGTGGCCATATTGCCGAGTAACGGCGAACGCTACTTGAGCACAGCTCTTTACCAATTCGAAGAAGAAGAAACGACGACAACGCCATAG
- the hslO gene encoding Hsp33 family molecular chaperone HslO yields MEDYLIRSLAFNGEIRAYAARTTNTIAEAQQRHGTWPTATAALGRAMTAGVMMGYMMKNGKKVTIKIEGGGPIGAIVVDATPEGGVRGYVSNPQVHFDLNTQGKLDVRQAVGTEGALTVVKDLGLKDPFTGQVPIVSGELGDDFTYYFATSEQVPSAVGVGVLVNPDNTVLASGGFVVQLMPGASEKTIAFLEKQITEMTPVSKLIQQGKTPEELLGIVLGEENVQVLDKQPVAFQCQCSRERLESAIISLGVDEISNMIEEDGQANAECHFCNEHYFFSREDLIEMKQQTLDSTL; encoded by the coding sequence ATGGAAGATTATTTAATTCGCTCACTAGCGTTTAATGGTGAAATTCGAGCGTATGCAGCGCGAACAACAAACACCATTGCTGAAGCTCAGCAACGCCACGGAACTTGGCCAACGGCGACGGCTGCTTTAGGCCGAGCCATGACAGCTGGAGTGATGATGGGTTATATGATGAAAAACGGCAAAAAAGTAACAATCAAAATCGAAGGTGGCGGTCCGATTGGCGCCATCGTCGTCGATGCAACGCCTGAAGGAGGCGTTCGTGGATACGTATCAAACCCACAGGTGCATTTTGATCTGAACACACAAGGCAAGTTGGATGTTCGACAAGCGGTAGGAACAGAAGGTGCATTGACCGTCGTGAAGGATTTGGGGCTAAAGGATCCTTTTACTGGTCAAGTTCCGATCGTATCTGGAGAGCTGGGCGATGACTTCACTTACTACTTTGCGACTTCTGAGCAGGTGCCTTCAGCTGTAGGTGTCGGTGTTTTAGTCAACCCTGACAACACAGTACTGGCTTCAGGCGGGTTCGTTGTCCAGCTTATGCCGGGTGCATCAGAAAAAACCATTGCCTTTCTTGAAAAACAGATCACAGAAATGACACCTGTGTCGAAGCTCATTCAGCAAGGAAAAACACCAGAAGAGTTGCTTGGGATCGTGCTTGGTGAGGAAAATGTTCAGGTGTTGGACAAACAGCCTGTTGCTTTTCAGTGCCAATGTTCAAGAGAACGACTTGAAAGTGCCATCATTTCACTGGGCGTAGATGAAATTTCAAATATGATCGAAGAAGATGGTCAAGCCAATGCAGAATGTCATTTTTGCAATGAGCATTACTTCTTTTCGCGAGAAGATTTGATAGAGATGAAGCAACAGACATTGGATTCTACATTATAA
- a CDS encoding type III pantothenate kinase — protein MIVVIDVGNTHVVIGVCKGKDIVTRWRLSTDVHRTEDEYCALLRSLFQAESLTTDAIRGVILATVVPPMLPVMQAMSEKLFGKKALVVGPGVKTGLNVKYDNPKEVGADRVVNAVAAICRYGTPLIVVDFGTATTFCYINEKKHYLGGVIIPGVQLAAEALFAKASKLPRTELVKPSQVIGRNTNDSLQSGLYYGGIGQVEGIVQRMMTYAGTGKKPKVIATGGLSTLLRPDLTIADVIDPDLTLKGLLDIFYMNEKLS, from the coding sequence ATGATTGTTGTCATTGATGTAGGAAATACCCATGTCGTCATCGGGGTTTGTAAAGGAAAGGATATCGTTACGCGTTGGAGGCTTTCTACAGATGTTCATCGTACAGAGGATGAATATTGTGCGTTGCTTCGCTCTCTTTTTCAGGCAGAATCACTCACCACGGATGCCATTCGCGGTGTCATTTTGGCAACGGTTGTCCCTCCTATGCTCCCGGTCATGCAGGCAATGTCCGAAAAACTTTTTGGGAAAAAGGCGCTCGTTGTGGGTCCTGGCGTGAAAACAGGTTTAAATGTCAAATATGACAATCCGAAAGAGGTAGGCGCAGACCGGGTAGTCAATGCAGTAGCAGCCATATGCCGTTATGGGACTCCGCTCATTGTTGTCGATTTTGGGACAGCGACCACTTTCTGCTATATCAATGAAAAAAAGCACTACCTTGGAGGCGTTATTATTCCAGGCGTCCAGCTTGCGGCAGAAGCCTTGTTCGCCAAAGCGTCCAAGCTGCCAAGAACAGAGTTAGTTAAACCTTCTCAAGTCATTGGCAGGAACACAAACGATTCCTTGCAATCAGGACTTTATTACGGCGGGATTGGTCAAGTAGAGGGGATTGTGCAACGAATGATGACGTATGCCGGTACAGGAAAAAAACCGAAAGTCATTGCCACAGGCGGACTCTCGACGCTACTAAGACCAGATTTAACTATTGCTGATGTTATTGATCCCGATCTTACTCTCAAAGGATTGCTTGATATTTTTTACATGAATGAGAAGTTGTCTTAA
- the ftsH gene encoding ATP-dependent zinc metalloprotease FtsH, with product MSRAVKNTFLYSIIFLVLIYCFTLIQGGNQKTEQLNYTQLINNLEQGSVTELEVRPVRGVIEATGKLAGYEEEQYFVSHFLDTNGNSDAIEAAAREQDLEVKVSPAEETSVWVTFFTTLIPFVIIFILFFFLLNQAQGGGSRVMNFGKSKAKMYSEEKKKVRFKDVAGADEEKQELVEVVEFLKDPRKFAEVGARIPKGVLLVGPPGTGKTLLARAVAGEAGTAFFSISGSDFVEMFVGVGASRVRDLFENAKKNAPCIIFIDEIDAVGRQRGAGLGGGHDEREQTLNQLLVEMDGFGVNEGIIIIAATNRADILDPALLRPGRFDRQITVDRPDVKGREEVLKVHARNKPLDESVDLKTISMRTPGFSGADLENLLNEAALVAARHDKKKIDMLDVDEAIDRVIAGPSKKSRVISQKERNIVAYHEAGHTIIGMVLDEADVVHKVTIVPRGQAGGYAVMLPKEDRFLMTKPELLDKITGLLGGRVAEEIIFGEASTGAHNDFQRSTGIARRMVTEFGMSEKLGPLQFGQQQGQVFLGRDIQNEPNYSDAIAHEIDMEVRAFVKESYERARQILTEHRDKLELVAQTLLKVETLDAKQIKHLFDHGTLPEVIEEEGVKVNIQSKKDTSVDDEAKERPTSEALKDDDQTNKDK from the coding sequence ATGAGCCGGGCTGTCAAAAATACTTTTTTATATTCGATTATTTTTTTAGTGCTCATATATTGTTTCACCTTAATTCAAGGTGGGAACCAAAAGACTGAACAACTGAATTACACTCAATTGATAAATAATCTTGAACAGGGTAGTGTGACAGAATTAGAAGTGAGACCTGTGAGAGGGGTCATTGAGGCTACAGGGAAACTTGCAGGGTATGAGGAAGAGCAGTATTTTGTTTCTCATTTCTTGGATACGAACGGAAACAGTGACGCGATAGAAGCAGCAGCCAGGGAGCAAGATTTGGAAGTGAAAGTCTCTCCTGCTGAAGAAACAAGCGTTTGGGTAACATTCTTTACGACTTTAATTCCGTTTGTGATTATCTTTATTCTCTTCTTCTTCCTGTTGAATCAGGCGCAAGGTGGCGGAAGCCGTGTGATGAACTTTGGCAAAAGCAAAGCCAAAATGTATTCTGAAGAGAAAAAGAAAGTGCGCTTTAAAGATGTAGCGGGCGCAGATGAGGAAAAACAAGAGCTCGTTGAGGTCGTTGAATTCTTAAAGGACCCACGAAAATTTGCCGAAGTTGGTGCACGTATTCCTAAAGGGGTCTTGCTTGTTGGTCCTCCGGGAACAGGGAAAACGTTGCTTGCCCGTGCCGTTGCTGGGGAAGCAGGAACAGCGTTTTTCTCCATTAGTGGTTCTGATTTTGTGGAAATGTTTGTGGGTGTTGGTGCATCGAGGGTACGTGATTTGTTCGAGAACGCCAAGAAAAACGCTCCATGTATTATTTTCATTGATGAAATTGATGCCGTTGGTCGTCAGCGTGGAGCTGGATTAGGTGGCGGTCATGATGAACGTGAACAAACACTTAACCAATTGCTCGTAGAGATGGATGGCTTTGGCGTGAACGAAGGCATCATCATCATTGCTGCGACGAACCGTGCGGATATTCTTGACCCAGCATTGCTACGTCCAGGTCGATTTGACCGTCAAATTACCGTCGATCGTCCAGATGTTAAAGGACGCGAAGAGGTACTTAAAGTACATGCACGCAATAAACCGCTTGATGAATCGGTAGACCTTAAGACGATTTCAATGCGGACACCAGGTTTTTCTGGGGCAGATCTTGAAAACCTCTTGAATGAGGCTGCGCTTGTGGCGGCTCGACATGACAAGAAGAAAATAGATATGCTTGATGTGGATGAAGCGATTGATCGCGTCATTGCTGGACCTTCAAAGAAAAGTCGCGTCATTTCGCAAAAGGAACGCAACATTGTTGCTTACCACGAAGCGGGTCATACGATTATTGGGATGGTACTCGACGAGGCGGATGTTGTGCACAAGGTGACCATCGTGCCACGTGGGCAAGCGGGCGGTTATGCGGTTATGCTGCCTAAAGAAGATCGCTTTCTCATGACAAAGCCAGAGCTTTTGGATAAAATTACGGGCTTGTTAGGCGGTCGTGTTGCTGAGGAAATCATTTTTGGTGAAGCTAGCACTGGCGCTCATAATGACTTCCAACGCTCGACTGGCATCGCGAGACGAATGGTCACTGAATTTGGGATGAGTGAAAAGCTTGGGCCATTGCAATTTGGTCAACAACAAGGGCAGGTCTTCTTAGGCCGTGACATCCAAAATGAACCAAATTATAGTGATGCAATTGCGCATGAGATTGATATGGAAGTGCGCGCATTTGTGAAGGAAAGCTACGAGCGTGCTCGTCAAATTTTAACAGAGCACCGTGACAAGCTTGAGCTTGTTGCTCAGACCTTGTTAAAGGTAGAAACGTTGGATGCAAAACAAATTAAACATTTGTTTGATCATGGGACATTGCCAGAAGTGATAGAAGAGGAAGGTGTGAAAGTGAACATCCAATCCAAAAAAGACACTTCCGTAGACGATGAAGCCAAAGAAAGACCTACGTCTGAGGCTTTAAAAGACGACGATCAAACGAATAAAGACAAATAA
- the hpt gene encoding hypoxanthine phosphoribosyltransferase, whose protein sequence is MRDEIQSVLLEEEEIQQKIRELSATLTSDYQGTFPLAIGVLKGAMPFMSDLLKRVDTHLEMDFMDVSSYGNNTVSSGEVKIIKDLDTSVEGRDILIIEDIIDSGLTLHYLVDLFHHRKAKSVKIVTLLDKPGGRKINIKADYVGFEVPDEFVVGYGLDYAERYRNLPYIGILKPEIYSS, encoded by the coding sequence ATGAGAGATGAGATTCAATCCGTCTTGTTAGAAGAAGAAGAGATCCAGCAGAAAATTAGAGAGCTCTCAGCGACATTAACGTCGGACTACCAGGGGACTTTTCCGCTGGCTATTGGTGTATTAAAAGGCGCGATGCCATTTATGTCTGACCTGTTAAAGCGCGTAGATACGCACCTAGAGATGGACTTTATGGATGTTTCCAGTTATGGAAACAATACTGTTTCGTCTGGTGAAGTAAAAATTATTAAAGATCTGGATACTTCTGTAGAGGGTAGGGACATATTAATTATTGAAGATATCATTGACAGTGGCTTAACGTTACACTACCTCGTAGACTTGTTTCACCATCGCAAAGCAAAGTCAGTGAAGATTGTCACGCTTCTGGATAAGCCAGGAGGAAGAAAAATCAACATTAAAGCCGATTATGTTGGTTTTGAAGTGCCGGATGAATTTGTGGTTGGGTATGGCTTAGATTATGCGGAGCGTTATCGAAATCTCCCGTATATTGGAATCTTAAAGCCAGAGATCTATTCATCTTAA